Part of the Psilocybe cubensis strain MGC-MH-2018 chromosome 11, whole genome shotgun sequence genome is shown below.
aaaagagagctTCAAAGCCGATATATGTACATAAAACAAGGTACAGAGATCACCGGATATACTTAATGTAAGAAGACAATGTACGCTACGAATGAGGTCGcagaaagataaaaaaaagaggTTGATGATTGTGAGAgaaaaaccaacaaaaaatgcaagcgaagaaacttgaaaaagaaagacaacagaaagaagaaaaagaaaagtgtGGGATAATTGTAGTTGGGGTGTTGTGCTTACAAAACGCGACTGAACAAGCCATTAGTCAAGTCACAAAGAAGTTGAGGGGTATCAAGCAACACAACAAAATCCACAATCCACAACCACAAGTGCATCACAACACATTACCTCGACCATCGGCCAGGGAGATAGGCAATGAAGGAGAAGCACGAAAAGATATCGGACGATCGGACGAATAGCCTGAGGTTCCGTCCTGTCATGGTCCCGGCTAGCCATCCGTACTCACTCTCAATCCGTCAAGATACCCTTGACGCCCCCACTTTGCGTCCTACCGCCGTCTCTCGCACGCGCAGTGTGCATGCGCTTCCCACCTTTCGTGGACACGTTCCTTGAGCGATCATTGGGGTACTGGTGGTGGTCAGGGTAGGAAGACGATGATGCAGAAGCGGAAGACATGGCCGGATCGTGATCATGTTCATGATCCGCGTTCGTCACGGGGAACGGATAGTgttcctgctgctgctgctgggggTAAGGGTACGAGGATGGTTGGTGATGAGGAATACGAACAGACGGCACAGGCACAGGTACCTGTTTTCccgtctttgtcttctttgtcttcgtcttctccgACTTGCctcccgacgacgacgacgacgacttaCCCTTGGCAAGCGGAGGCACGTTCGACGAGGACGGTGGGGACGGCGAGGgctccttcgccttcgccttgTCTTTGGTCGACGCTGGAGTAACAGGTGCAGGCACGCGTATCGACGGCGGGCCCGTCGGCGTAGGCAACGACGGGTCTATCCAGTCATCTTCGATGTCGTCGCCTTCCActtcctctgcttcttcctcgCCATCGCGCGGTTCATCTaccccttcctcctcttcgtcttcttcgcgGAACGAAGTAGCACCCGCGCCCTCAGGGCGGAATACAAtttcgtcgtcatcctctGCCCTCTCCCTTCCAGGACCATTATCTGATTTACCCTTGCCTTTCAGCCTCGCAGGTCTCTCGATGTTGATAATGTCAAAGCGCGAGTTCGGACCAGGAGTAACAGGGTCCACCGGGTCTTCTTCAGTATCAATCTCCTCACCTTCCGCATCGCCAGCTGTGCGCCGACGGTCGCGTGCCGATGAATAGGTATCGAAGAACCTCTCGCTCGAGTCGCTCTCACTCTCCTTGCCACGCAGAATTTCCAcgccatcttcttcctcatcttcgttGATGTCATTGTCGTCGTGGACGTCATCGTTATCGTTGTCGTCCAAGAGGTCGACATCGTCCGGCTCGGAGATGGACTCCAAGCCCATATTATCATCCGAGTCAGAGGGCCAGGTCGGGGGTTCGTCTTGTAACGAGAATATCGTTCTCGGAAGCTGCAACAAATCATCAGTACCAGTCGGAATAAATCACAAAAAGCGCGATGAAGTCTGATTAAAAAAGGAAGTAAGAACTCACCTCTGCAACCCTCCTCTTGAAATCCCACCACTCTGCCTCATCGCGACACAAGAACCCAATCAACATGCTTGGATCCAGACCACTCATCGGCATCTTGCGCACTCGCTCGCAATGGAACGTCTTCAGCTCAGCAGCACTATACGACAAACAATAATGCTGCTGCACACGGTCCAACCCACCTCCAACATTATTCCCCAAGCCGGCGCCTTCGCCTGTGGACGTCGAGGCAGAGGTGGACGCAGAGACGGACTGGCTTCGACTCGCTGTACCAGCTGCAAAGCTTCTGTGATGCTGCTGATGCTCCGCGTTGCCCATCGCCGGTGATGACGGCTGACTCACGCCTGCACTGGCACTCGCAGACCTCCATCTTCCATGCTGACTGTGTTGCTGATACGAAGGCGGTGGGCTGCGCTCTCTGTACTGTCCCTGTTGCTGATGACCAGTATTCGAATACGAGTATGAATGCGAATCGGTATAGACCGAAGACGATCCCTCCGATTCCACCGTACCCGTATCtgcagacgacgacgagaatTGGTGCTGCAAAGGGGACGGGGACACTGGCGCGTGGTATGAAAAGTTAGACGAGCCCGTGCGCACAGAGGAAGGAGATGCGGGTGTGGGCGTTCGGTATGGCGTCTGCTGCTGTTGTGGCTGGGGCTGGTATGTCGGGTGCGAGGAGCTGCTGGGGGTTGATGACCTCTTTGTCTTGGTGTTCGACGTGCTGGCATCGCGATCCGAGTCGGGCGTCGGCTGTCGATCAATATGCTGGGTAtctggtggtggaggtgggcGCAGTGGAATGGCAGGCCGTGGATTATGTGGGTCGAGATAAAACAGGTTGTCCGCCTGCGATCCTACAAAATAGTATGACGAACTCGGACGGCCGCCTGCAATACCCACAGATTGCGGGAAAGTGTACAACATCTAACCCAAAGATCAATTTCGACTTTCCCTATAACATGGGACAGCAAACGCACCTTGATACTCTCATAATAAATTGGATTAACACCCTCAATGCCCAACCTTATTCCCAACAAGAGTAGCACCGGCCTCTCACCCCACGTCGTCGCATGCCTCCTTCGCGGCGTCCGTGAATTTCCTCTCCCAGCTTCCCCTTCCACGCCACCGAAATGCGACGCCGCAAACACCTGCGTCTGGTACAGAGTCCCGTCTGTCGCAACAGCAACTGCCAGACCACACTCCGGGAAACTAGCAACAAGCTGCTTGATTGCACCCGCAGCGACACTGGGCCCGAACCACTGTCCAACGTCGGTGCCAAGCTCTTTACCTGCGAGCGCCATGCGGTGCACGCTGAAGGGCGCAAGCGGGGAGGGAGTATCAAGGAACCAGGTAAGGATCTGCACATAGGTTGCGTAGTCAGCAGTGAGAACTGGATGTGGTGGTCTGCGCCAGTCTGAGGAAAACAATGCCGTTAGATGTGCTAACGAttgaaccaaaaaaaaaaaaaccactcACCTCTGCCAAGATGCACAACAACCAGCGCATTCGCAAGCACACTCTGCCCCGTGCGGAGCATGCAACCCCAACCCGAGTCGCTGCTCCACGTCTTCTCGCCACCACCCGTGACCCAGTTCCACGGGCGGGAGCGGAACGCGGTCGTCGCTGGACTATTCGCTGCGGACCCGCCTGCTCCTTGTCCACCGTTCCCGCTCCCATTACCACCTCCTCCGGAACCTAAACTGAAACTCTGTGTACTAGCACCTCCGTGGTACCCAGCAGTAGCATGCAGAGGTGGCGGTGAACAGAGCGGCAGGTCACCCAGCCGTCCATCGCGGATCGCAACCCCGAAATGGGAGCGGTACGTCAACCAAATACGGGATGTAAAGTCGATGTAAAACGCAGGCGGCCAGTTCGCCGAAGGGTCTTTGGATGGGTTGCTGCTCCCGTGTTTTCCAGACGTGGAGTGGGATAACGAGAGATCTGGGGCATGAGAGTGTGAAGAATGGATGGACGACGTCGAGGAACGGAAGGACGCAGGCGTACCACTCCTTCtctctttatctttatcctTACCATGTTTCCCTTCTTTTGTCTTGCCGTGCCCAGACCCCTCCCTACCGCTGGCATACCCGCTCGCAATACCCTGTCCCTGTACTTCCACTGGCGGCTCCTCCCAACCGCGGTGTTGCACCCCCAGCAGCCAAATTGGCTCTGCGCACCGATCCGGCACCGCATCACTGTCCAACAAATACCGCATCGCCTTGTCGAGGTGACCCTTGCCATGCTTGGCGGCAGTAAGCAGCGCAGCGGCGCCGCTCCTCCTCGGAGAATTCATGCTTGTACTACTGGGAGAATTGGCGGTGGAGGAAAGGGGTGTGGAGTGATATGATGAATGTGACGACTGTGAAGCGTGATGGTGCTGCGCGAGCAGAGTCGGCAAAGATAGATCAGTCGTAGAGGACGCCGACGCGCTCGTTGTGAGCTGTTGGAACCACCCCGACAGCCGTGTCGGGAGGATATCCCCTATACGCGAGTGCCCTGCCCCTCCCGATCCCGACGTGGAGGCATAGAGCGCAGGTGCACTAGCAGGATACGACCCATCGCCAGCCGCAGGCCGCTCAGAGCGCGTGCGCGGTCGTGGAATGGGTATGTTCACTGGCATCTGTGCAGGCATAAACGGGGACTCGCGCTCAGGCTCGACGATGACCGGCGGCtcatccatatccatgtcCATCGATGCGTTCCTGCTATTGCTGGCGTTGATTTCGGGAGACAATGATGCcctcctttctttttctctttccctctccttttccttaTCCCGCCCGATAACCAAAAATTTGCTCGACTTGCGCGGTTTCGCTGGAGTCGGAGGGACTCCTCCCTTTCCGTGCACCTGCTCCTGGTACGAATATGGCTCAGGCGAAGCCGACCCCCCGCTCATTCCGCTCCCTCCACTAccactggcactggcactCATAcccccactcccactcccactgCCTCCTATGCTCCCACTCGTACTGACTGGACTGCCACCTACAAACCCATCCGTCACACTCCGACTCCTATCCCGATTCGCTTTCGTCTGCAAAAACTTGGGGAGCTTCGATGGCGCGTGGGCGGGCGTAGGTGGAGTGGCAGCAGAAGGGGACGGAGAGGGGGTGTTGGTCTGTCTGAAATTGGATGACGTCGAGTTCTTGGAAGACATGTCGTGATTGTAGGCGTGTAGGTGTACGATATCGTGGATGTATGTGCCAATAAAGGTGCAGGAGACTAGACTAGACGTGAAATATAATCGTGATGTCGATGACGGTGCTGTGTAGGTGTGGTTAGGAGTCGTCGTCGGATGAGTCGGAATGAAGCTAGGAGTCGTAACCACGACAAAGAAAATAGAGGGTAATCATATCGATTAGTGCCCATCTCAATCCAGTGCAAAGTACGAcagtcaaaaaagaaaaggcggAATAggggagagaaaaagagaaaaaagaacacTCACTCCTATGTCGTGTCGTTAAAACCGTAAGCTGAAAAAGTACACGCAATACACCACTGTACAGAATCTATGCACCGCACTTCCTGGTGGGTAAGTGACTCAAAATACTGATAATGAAAATGGTGATTCGTGGCAAGTCAGATCGAagtgtttgatgatgatgttgatgtgatGCCGCCGATAATTGATGATGTCGTATCGATATTGAATTTAGACGTTATATCGACAGTGCGCAAACAGAAAGACCCAGTGGGTGTTgagggttggggttggttAAAGATTAGGTTAAACACGGTGCACGGCACTTGATGAAGCAAATGTATGTTAGTGTGTCGTCGTTCCTcgcaaagaaataaaaaaaaagcaaaaaagaagaaaagaaaatattccaaggaatgcaaaaaagaagaggaggattaAGTTGCAATCAGGCAGAAAGGGCGTAAAAAGGAGCCACCAACAACGCGGATGCGGTAAGCAGCACAGCACACACGCCGCATCCatcaacacaacacaaccCTCTGCTCAGATGGGGCGTGCCTACCAGCCACATTCTCAGCCCAAACATATCAAGTcttggagaaaagaaaatgacgaAAAGAGTGAAAAATGAAGCGCGCGCAAGAGGGGGAAAAAGCCGACGAAAATTGGCGGAAGAGCAGAGTAATATCGACAGACATACCGACAATGAAAATTCCGATTCCCCTCCAAATCTCTCGCAATCCAAGTGTGATTCAGTATTCGTAGCCAACGTTATGGCCGTATTCGTAGCGTGTCGTACCCTTGCCTAAACCGTGCTTTTCGCCTCTATTGCCCGTCCTGATAACGAAAGCCGCAAACACTGCAAAGCCGTACGACGATCCTTCTCCTGATCCCGATAGCACTGATCCAGCTGAAAGCGATGCTGATCTTGATAAACTACGACGCAACACAACGACGCCCTAAATCCCTAACCCTAACCAACCCAagccttctcttcttttcctaCTCCGAGGGCCGACTGGGTGAGAAAAAGCAGACCTCTGAGAACGGAGAAGAAAGGTGAAAAGGGTGAGGCGGAGGAATACGGAAGAATGGAAAGAtggt
Proteins encoded:
- a CDS encoding Cysteine protease ATG4, with the translated sequence MSSKNSTSSNFRQTNTPSPSPSAATPPTPAHAPSKLPKFLQTKANRDRSRSVTDGFVGGSPVSTSGSIGGSGSGSGGMSASASGSGGSGMSGGSASPEPYSYQEQVHGKGGVPPTPAKPRKSSKFLVIGRDKEKEREREKERRASLSPEINASNSRNASMDMDMDEPPVIVEPERESPFMPAQMPVNIPIPRPRTRSERPAAGDGSYPASAPALYASTSGSGGAGHSRIGDILPTRLSGWFQQLTTSASASSTTDLSLPTLLAQHHHASQSSHSSYHSTPLSSTANSPSSTSMNSPRRSGAAALLTAAKHGKGHLDKAMRYLLDSDAVPDRCAEPIWLLGVQHRGWEEPPVEVQGQGIASGYASGREGSGHGKTKEGKHGKDKDKERRSGTPASFRSSTSSIHSSHSHAPDLSLSHSTSGKHGSSNPSKDPSANWPPAFYIDFTSRIWLTYRSHFGVAIRDGRLGDLPLCSPPPLHATAGYHGGASTQSFSLGSGGGGNGSGNGGQGAGGSAANSPATTAFRSRPWNWVTGGGEKTWSSDSGWGCMLRTGQSVLANALVVVHLGRDWRRPPHPVLTADYATYVQILTWFLDTPSPLAPFSVHRMALAGKELGTDVGQWFGPSVAAGAIKQLVASFPECGLAVAVATDGTLYQTQVFAASHFGGVEGEAGRGNSRTPRRRHATTWGERPVLLLLGIRLGIEGVNPIYYESIKMLYTFPQSVGIAGGRPSSSYYFVGSQADNLFYLDPHNPRPAIPLRPPPPPDTQHIDRQPTPDSDRDASTSNTKTKRSSTPSSSSHPTYQPQPQQQQTPYRTPTPASPSSVRTGSSNFSYHAPVSPSPLQHQFSSSSADTGTVESEGSSSVYTDSHSYSYSNTGHQQQGQYRERSPPPSYQQHSQHGRWRSASASAGVSQPSSPAMGNAEHQQHHRSFAAGTASRSQSVSASTSASTSTGEGAGLGNNVGGGLDRVQQHYCLSYSAAELKTFHCERVRKMPMSGLDPSMLIGFLCRDEAEWWDFKRRVAELPRTIFSLQDEPPTWPSDSDDNMGLESISEPDDVDLLDDNDNDDVHDDNDINEDEEEDGVEILRGKESESDSSERFFDTYSSARDRRRTAGDAEGEEIDTEEDPVDPVTPGPNSRFDIINIERPARLKGKGKSDNGPGRERAEDDDEIVFRPEGAGATSFREEDEEEEGVDEPRDGEEEAEEVEGDDIEDDWIDPSLPTPTGPPSIRVPAPVTPASTKDKAKAKEPSPSPPSSSNVPPLAKGKSSSSSSGGKSEKTKTKKTKTGKQVPVPVPSVRIPHHQPSSYPYPQQQQQEHYPFPVTNADHEHDHDPAMSSASASSSSYPDHHQYPNDRSRNVSTKGGKRMHTARARDGGRTQSGGVKGILTD